A stretch of Miscanthus floridulus cultivar M001 chromosome 13, ASM1932011v1, whole genome shotgun sequence DNA encodes these proteins:
- the LOC136500968 gene encoding xyloglucan endotransglucosylase protein 7-like has translation MALSSSSCKHRMVVFAFLAMALAYRTAVVALLYDDIQISWGQDTFFYMDGDIDTLALGLDHTSGSGFSSKDAYLYARFDMDIKLVSNDSAGTVATFYLTPDDVPWEYHDEVDMEFLGNVTGEPYTLHTNVYVNGVGSREQQFHLWFDPAEDFHTYSIEWNPKYIIFLVDGTPIRAYKNDRARGVPFPTWQRMRVQGSLWNADEWATQGGRVKTDWTQAPFYAYYRDFRVTPCVPSPGVAWCGDEPAQSTWFDQRLDAVALHKVQEENMVYDYCTDEKRFKDNGLPMECNKA, from the exons ATGGCACTGTCATCGTCTTCTTGTAAGCATCGCATGGTTGTGTTCGCGTTCCTTGCAATGGCATTGGCATATAGGACAGCAGTAGTGGCACTGCTGTACGATGACATCCAAATCTCGTGGGGCCAGGACACCTTCTTCTACATGGATGGCGACATCGACACGCTCGCGCTCGGCCTCGACCACACCAGCGGCTCGGGGTTCAGCTCCAAGGATGCCTACCTCTATGCCCGCTTCGACATGGACATCAAGCTCGTGTCCAACGACTCTGCTGGCACTGTCGCCACATTCTAT TTGACGCCCGACGACGTGCCGTGGGAGTACCACGACGAGGTGGACATGGAGTTCCTGGGCAATGTCACCGGCGAGCCGTACACGCTGCACACCAACGTCTACGTCAACGGCGTCGGCAGCCGCGAGCAGCAGTTCCACCTCTGGTTCGACCCTGCTGAAGACTTCCACACCTACTCCATCGAATGGAACCCCAAATACATCAT ATTCCTCGTCGACGGCACGCCAATCCGCGCGTACAAGAATGACCGGGCGCGCGGCGTGCCGTTCCCGACGTGGCAGCGCATGCGTGTGCAGGGGAGCCTGTGGAACGCCGACGAGTGGGCGACGCAGGGCGGGCGCGTCAAGACGGACTGGACGCAGGCACCCTTCTACGCCTACTACCGCGACTTCCGCGTGACGCCGTGCGTTCCCTCCCCCGGCGTCGCATGGTGCGGCGACGAACCTGCACAATCCACGTGGTTCGACCAGCGGCTAGATGCGGTGGCGCTGCACAAGGTGCAGGAGGAGAACATGGTCTACGACTACTGCACGGATGAGAAGCGGTTCAAGGACAATGGGCTCCCCATGGAATGTAACAAGGCCTAG
- the LOC136502306 gene encoding xyloglucan endotransglucosylase protein 1-like translates to MALVAAAMLLMTTAAPAAVALLKDNIEFMWGPDHSFFYDDGNTLVLCLEKTHGSGFRSKGAYLYARYDIDVKLVANNSAGTVTTVYLTTDDVRPGYHGEVDMEFLGNVTGQPYTLHTNIFVDSVGNREQQFRPWFDPTKDFHTYSVEWTPKNIIFLINGTPIRVYKHEPSRGGTFPTQRHMRLDGSLWYADDWATQGGRVKTDWTHAPFYPYYRNLRVTPCAPSSSPAGVALCSDEAPASAALQKVRTEHLLYDYCEDQNRFKDTGLPKECTAD, encoded by the exons ATGGCGCTGGtggctgcggcgatgcttctaATGACAACGGCAGCTCCGGCGGCCGTGGCGCTGCTGAAGGACAACATCGAATTCATGTGGGGCCCGGACCACAGCTTCTTCTACGATGACGGCAACACGCTCGTACTGTGCCTCGAGAAGACCCACGGCTCCGGGTTCCGCTCCAAGGGCGCCTACCTCTACGCCCGCTACGACATCGACGTCAAGCTCGTCGCAAACAACTCGGCCGGCACCGTCACCACGGTCTAC CTGACGACCGATGACGTGCGGCCGGGGTACCATGGCGAGGTGGACATGGAGTTCCTGGGCAACGTCACCGGCCAGCCATACAC GCTGCACACGAACATCTTCGTGGACAGCGTCGGCAACCGCGAGCAGCAGTTCCGGCCCTGGTTCGACCCCACCAAGGACTTCCACACTTACTCCGTCGAATGGACACCTAAGAACATCAT ATTCCTCATCAACGGCACGCCGATCCGCGTGTACAAGCACGAGCCATCGCGCGGCGGGACGTTCCCGACGCAGCGGCACATGCGGCTGGACGGGAGCCTGTGGTACGCCGACGACTGGGCGACGCAGGGCGGCCGTGTCAAGACGGACTGGACGCACGCGCCGTTCTACCCCTACTACCGCAACCTCCGCGTGACGCCGTGCGCGCCGTCATCGTCCCCAGCCGGCGTCGCATTGTGCAGCGATGAGGCACCGGCGTCGGCGGCGCTGCAGAAGGTGCGAACGGAGCATCTGCTCTATGACTACTGCGAGGATCAGAACCGGTTCAAGGACACGGGGCTCCCCAAGGAATGTACCGCAGACTAG